From Anomalospiza imberbis isolate Cuckoo-Finch-1a 21T00152 chromosome 22, ASM3175350v1, whole genome shotgun sequence, a single genomic window includes:
- the LOC137487110 gene encoding forkhead box protein J1-like produces the protein MAQKPPRHPGFAARRRRQRHIPGVEAAARSEGTLRLGALPATGEHAQRRGMRCSSPVPRAQGPSSSSEEERRGGEPDLLWLADLTGAHIGLPSISQDPEDRCSIWENLVSLVDFQCSGFPLTSEELCHYIDIPRSPASSSAEAVTRPRPQPRPRALPRPPALPGDIDYRSNPHVKPPYSYATLICMAMEASEQPKLTLAAICKWIRDNFCYFHRAHPSWKSSIRHNLCVNKRFVKVPREKGEPGRGAFWKLHPQYAEWPKSSTLQEHGALPEPVPAAPRRAQPGARSGSPAAVTCSSRGGLEVSAELQRLLRDFEEFERSHKWNPAENGAGQECEQSWPTAPAEASCLPICASGSPEGPGELTELKGSIEWEALLEILVEQGDFSALGQLPPFPQPETFPLHTTRALGQHLDWPQILPSPTQPGLDETLMATAFLEADWHEEMGGSLSSCLPVEQGAEDIPASFFDGDDIDWESLALL, from the exons atGGCCCAAAAGCCACCCCGACACCCCGGCTTTGCAGCCCGGCGCCGGAGGCAGCGCCACATCCCCGGCGTCGAAGCTGCCGCTCGCTCGGAGGGGACGCTGCGCTTGGGGGCGCTCCCTGCTacag GTGAACACGCCCAGCGCCGAGGCatgaggtgctccagccccgtGCCCAGAGCTCAGGGACCATCGAGCTCCAGCGAGGAGGAGCGGCGTGGTGGCGAGCCGGACCTGCTGTGGCTGGCCGACCTCACGGGCGCCCACATCGGCTTGCCCTCCATCTCCCAGGACCCCGAGGATCGCTGCAGCATCTGGGAGAATCTGGTGAGCCTGGTGGACTTCCAGTGCTCGGGCTTTCCCCTGACCTCCGAGGAGCTCTGCCACTACATCGACATTCCGCGCTCGCCCGCGTCCTCCTCGGCGGAGGCCGTGacccggccccggccccagccccggccccgggccctgccccggccccccgcgctCCCGGGGGACATCGACTACAGGAGCAACCCGCACGTCAAGCCGCCCTACTCCTACGCCACCCTCATCTGCATGGCCATGGAAGCCAGCGAGCAGCCCAAACTCACCCTGGCAGCAATCTGCAAGTGGATCAGAGACAACTTCTGCTACTTCCACCGTGcccatcccagctggaag AGCTCCATCCGGCACAACCTGTGCGTCAACAAGCGCTTCGTCAAGGTGCCCCGCGAGAAGGGGGAGCCGGGCAGAGGCGCCTTCTGGAAGCTTCACCCCCAGTACGCCGAGTGGCCAAAGAGCAGCACCCTCCAAGAGCACGGGGCCCTCCCAGAGCCCGTCCCGGCAGCCCCCAGGAGAGCCCAGCCGGGAGCACGGAGCGGCAGCCCCGCCGCCGTGACCTGCAGCTCCCGGGGCGGCCTCGAGGTGAGCGCGGAGCTGCAGCGGCTGCTGCGAGACTTCGAGGAGTTCGAAAGAAGCCACAAGTGGAACCCCGCGGAGAACGGAGCGGGCCAGGAGTGCGAGCAGAGCTGGCCCACGGCCCCGGCCGAGGCCTCTTGTCTTCCCATCTGTGCCTCGGGGAGCCCGGAGGGGCCGGGCGAGCTGACCGAGCTGAAGGGCAGCATCGAGTGGGAAGCTCTGCTCGAGATCCTCGTGGAGCAGGGAGACTTCTCTGCCCTTGGGCAGCTCCCACCTTTCCCCCAGCCCGAAACCTTCCCCCTGCACACCACCAGGGCACTAGGGCAGCACCTGGACTggccccaaatcctccccagccccacccagccGGGCTTGGATGAGACCCTGATGGCCACGGCTTTCCTGGAGGCTGACTGGCACGAGGAGATGGGAGGGAGCCTCTCCAGCTGCCTCCCCGTGGAGCAGGGGGCCGAAGACATCCCGGCCTCCTTCTTCGACGGGGATGACATAGACTGGGAGTCTCTGGCCCTCTTATGA